One genomic window of Streptomyces sp. NBC_01276 includes the following:
- a CDS encoding response regulator, producing the protein MTAKVIRVVIADDEPLIRAGIRMILTSAPDIEVVAEGANGREAVELARSHAPDVMLLDIQMPVMDGLTALGELGRAAPGVRALILTTFGEKENVLRALGEGGAGFLLKDSAPGELIGAVRAAAAGDAYLSPGATRHVVDQLATGRAAGRGEAARRRVAGLSERERGVLALLGEGLSNADAGRRLHMSEATVKTYVSRILAKLECENRVQAALLARDAGL; encoded by the coding sequence GTGACAGCCAAGGTGATCCGAGTGGTGATCGCTGACGACGAGCCGCTGATCCGGGCCGGGATCAGGATGATCCTGACGTCGGCGCCGGACATCGAGGTCGTCGCGGAGGGGGCCAACGGCCGGGAGGCGGTGGAGCTGGCCCGCTCGCACGCCCCGGACGTGATGCTCCTGGACATCCAGATGCCCGTGATGGACGGACTGACCGCGCTGGGCGAGCTGGGGCGGGCGGCACCGGGCGTGCGGGCGCTGATCCTGACCACCTTCGGGGAGAAGGAGAACGTGCTGCGGGCCCTCGGCGAGGGCGGTGCGGGCTTCCTGCTGAAGGACTCGGCGCCGGGCGAGCTGATCGGAGCGGTCCGGGCGGCCGCGGCCGGGGACGCCTACCTCTCCCCCGGCGCGACCCGGCACGTCGTGGACCAGCTGGCCACCGGGCGGGCCGCCGGGCGCGGCGAGGCGGCCCGGCGGCGGGTGGCCGGGCTGAGCGAGCGCGAGCGCGGTGTGCTGGCGCTGCTGGGCGAGGGGCTGTCCAACGCGGACGCGGGCCGCCGGCTGCACATGAGCGAGGCGACGGTGAAGACGTACGTGAGCCGGATCCTGGCCAAGCTGGAGTGCGAGAACCGGGTTCAGGCGGCCCTGCTGGCCAGGGACGCCGGGCTCTAG